One region of Monomorium pharaonis isolate MP-MQ-018 chromosome 11, ASM1337386v2, whole genome shotgun sequence genomic DNA includes:
- the LOC105837247 gene encoding protein crumbs isoform X2, with protein sequence MRARHVVAVLATLLAITQEAPQNVRHQNYEQYPREAYFNGSAFLKLNSFVSVHRHSGLSFRTCDPGRLFLQKYDDNSISLEVTPEGLLFVAVVEQQRYRARLNARLLDNNWHNVNLVFRVGNLTLNAAGHTQMVANATYNSAILTLPDYEMNNSLIVGEGFRGCILRGPGILFNGSVNHGAVFGPCPLDPTKECGTSGLGGGTGTPVATVPAKDFCHHEPCMMHGKCVSRQDRYECHCYARYSGNNCQIDNGSPCLSAPCRNGGTCNEDTRGDFSCNCKPGFTGSFCESQLGVRLCEQNPCRNDGICLALTDSEYKCQCQAGWTGKNCETNINECASNPCKNKGICIDGINNYTCRCNSTGYEGVNCDVDIDECQANPCLNNGECFDTYGTYTCACPKGFDGLNCELNLNECLSAPCANGGECVDNVGSYHCNCLPGFAGDNCELKRHCENAACPLNSICVEDAHGAQCVCNPGLMGNPPNCTVNYCASNPCANGGTCTSGRDNYNCTCPPEWKGKNCQIGVDECLSQPCQNGGTCIDRVNGYTCNCTKGFVGENCEREYDACFINPCQNNGTCTLMPRSKKEFVCECLHGFEGKVCDVNIDDCIGVECPDDKICVDGIAGYECKCHDGYRDPNCTLIVDHCVAKPCSNNSTCVDLGEHGFECKCTQGFQGQYCDLDINECTLHGSALCNNGICVNSPGSYDCFCRPGFSGDHCDINIDECLCGPCKNNATCIDGINMFQCLCQPGYTGKTCEVDVNECDSNPCHNGAQCVNGIASYTCMCPAGFLGSNCEINIDECESSPCMNQGTCIDDVNGYTCDCSDTGFEGPHCENNIDECLSQPCVNGGLCVDDIKIYKCQCYAGYTGKNCELDVNECESSPCQYNGTCLERSNKELYKSEALNLPAIFTQEFSYANASGYECLCVQGVTGKNCEVNINECDSNPCGPGTCMDRIGGYTCECDEGYEGDHCQHEIDECKRYTPCEHGLCTDAKADYFCTCEPEYGGKNCSVKLMGCQGNACQNGGTCWPYLVDETIHKFNCTCPNGYHGEVCDYRFWRKKVTTMSLSGSSYVLVNTTRDEGYDIQFRFRTTLPNGLLAIGRGVTIYILQLVNGKLNIHSSILNKWDGVFVGSGLNDSNWQKAFVAINATHLVLSANEEQTIYPISPNEGSNSSNHTSFPMTFVGGSHISSLSFLRRLSRLPSFTFFVGCMEDVVINGEWVYSGTTSKTVYMEDVEPGCPREAQCSQEHYPCKNGGHCTDRWRDFYCKCERPYLGHTCQYNMTAATFGYENITNGYVTVRVSDAVRRTVSSVVDISMFIRTRESYGDIFYLGTELDSPKPQEKTYIAAQLEGGELLVRIQFNGTEAYTVGGVKLNDGNNHLIQVVRNVTLVQVKINGTEYFRKTISATGDLNVTVLYLGGLPQTSRYIRQVDSRQMEVQQTPQINFKGIIQDVQISNGTRTMVVEFFPLKAQDIPALVQFGNVTFDPEKVLEGVVSDDVCVSNPCNHNGTCHISWNDFWCQCPRGYTGKTCQEMEFCQLQDCPTGSRCQNLDDGYECIANATFDGVSTVFTYAYGRATDDASDLPLDTIQITYRSNTGGTLLHMASHMGDQHFTVSVFRDTVTVSWRLDLENQGIVTFGKSQPDGNWTSLLIRLNNNSVECGYTNPTEEQPHVSPNFSFQLWYDLLVTGTVTLGGLSSNALSDRHTYLTIGPKNERRNGIEGNSVDYEHRLTTAMPPHSMMSGEPFKGCLGEVRIGSMLLHYFTYEEVYQNANFTPLEYLDLQGNDNATHRDSIGCQLCFDTDCKNDGYCFDKANSYVCECPAGYAEDDCSFNIDECVDNKCQNGATCVDGIANYTCVCKNGWQGWLCDSDINECVTLSPCQHEGVCVNLPGSFRCECPDRFTGELCESFRLITCENEPCKNGATCVDVPNPKTGDNFTCNCMPGYVGPVCDTPYCVEKKCQNGGRCDFPPLYINQIENNKVPKCTCPLGYSGMYCEINIDDCAPDPEGNVPCKNDGKCFDGVNNFVCDCQGTGYTGADCSIDVDECQDLGVDCGHGTCENLPGFYRCICNDGYCGNNCGMVNPCQEDFCHNGGTCECADDGGYMCRCTPDYSGQNCTEPGHNYLGSQALDIAVIVGPIVGFLFLIGIVSLVALFMMARKKRATRGTYSPSAQEFSNPRVEMDNVMKPPPEERLI encoded by the exons TTCTGGCCACTCTGTTGGCTATCACTCAAGAAGCCCCCCAGAATGTCAGACATCAAAACTACGAGCAGTATCCTCGCGAGGCCTACTTTAACGGCTCGGCGTTCCTGAAATTGAACTCCTTCGTATCGGTGCACCGTCACAGCGGCCTCAGCTTCCGCACGTGCGATCCCGGTCGACTATTCTTACAAAAGTACGATGACAATTCGATCAGTCTCGAGGTGACACCCGAGGGACTACTCTTCGTGGCTGTGGTCGAGCAGCAGAGGTATCGAGCCAGACTGAACGCCAGGTTACTCGACAACAACTGGCATAACGTCAACCTGGTATTTAGGGTCGGCAATCTCACCCTAAATGCCGCAGGACATACTCAG ATGGTCGCGAATGCGACTTACAATTCCGCTATCCTGACACTTCCCGACTATGAGATGAACAATTCGCTCATAGTCGGCGAAGGGTTCAGAGGTTGCATCCTGCGAGGGCCCGGGATCCTCTTCAACGGCAGCGTCAATCACGGGGCCGTTTTCGGGCCCTGTCCGTTGGATCCTACCAAAGAAT GTGGAACGAGCGGTCTCGGGGGTGGCACAGGGACACCCGTCGCTACGGTACCCGCTAAGGATTTCTGCCACCACGAGCCATGCATGATGCATGGTAAATGCGTGTCGCGGCAGGATCGCTACGAGTGCCACTGTTACGCCCGATACTCCGGCAACAACTGCCAGATTGATAATG GCTCACCCTGTCTGAGCGCACCCTGTCGCAATGGTGGCACTTGCAATGAAGACACGCGCGGTGACTTTAGCTGCAACTGTAAGCCCGGCTTTACCGGTAGCTTCTGCGAATCTCAACTGGGAGTACGATTATGCGAGCAGAATCCATGTAGAAACGATGGCATTTGTCTGGCGCTAACAGATAGCGAGTACAAGTGCCAATGTCAGGCTGGCTGGACCGGAAAGAACTGTGAAACTAATATTAACGAATGCGCTTCGAATCCATGCAAGAACAAGGGGATTTGCATCGATGGGATCAATAATTACACTTGTAGATGCAACAGCACCGG TTACGAGGGCGTTAACTGCGACGTGGACATCGACGAGTGTCAGGCGAACCCGTGCCTGAACAACGGTGAATGCTTCGATACCTACGGTACCTACACCTGCGCCTGTCCGAAGGGCTTCGACGGCCTGAATTGCGAGCTCAATCTGAACGAGTGCTTGTCCGCGCCTTGTGCCAACGGTGGCGAATGCGTCGACAATGTGGGCAGTTATCACTGTAATTGCCTCCCAGGTTTCGCGGGAGACAATTGTGAACTTAAACGTCACTGCGAGAACGCGGCTTGTCCGCTTAACAGCATCTGCGTGGAGGACGCTCATGGGGCTCAGTGTGTCTGCAATCCCGGTTTAATGGGTAATCCGCCTAATTGCACAGTCAACTATTGCGCCAGCAACCCCTGCGCCAACGGCGGCACTTGTACCAGCGGCAGAGATAATTACAACTGCACCTGCCCCCCTGAATGGAAAG GAAAGAATTGTCAGATCGGTGTTGATGAGTGCCTATCACAACCATGTCAGAATGGCGGTACCTGCATTGACCGTGTCAACGGATACACTTGCAACTGCACCAAAGGCTTCGTGGGTGAAAATTGCGAACGGGAATACGATGCCTGCTTCATAAATCCTTGTCAGAACAACGGCACGTGTACGCTGATGCCAAGATCGAAGAAAGAATTCGTTTGCGAATGTCTGCACGGTTTTGAGGGCAAg gTGTGCGACGTGAATATTGACGATTGCATCGGCGTAGAATGCCCGGATGACAAGATTTGCGTTGACGGTATCGCCGGTTACGAATGCAAATGCCACGATGGCTACAGAGATCCTAATTGCACGCTGATTGTAGATCACTGTGTCGCAAAACCGTGCAGCAACAATAGCACGTGCGTTGATCTTGGCGAGCACGGCTTTGAGTGCAAATGCACTCAAGGCTTTCAAG GCCAGTATTGCGACCTCGATATAAACGAGTGCACGTTACACGGCAGTGCCCTGTGCAACAACGGGATCTGCGTTAATTCTCCGGGTAGCTACGACTGCTTCTGCCGGCCCGGTTTCTCTGGCGATCATTGTGACATTAACATCGACGAGTGTCTGTGCGGCCCTTGCAAGAATAACGCTACCTGCATCGACGGGATCAACATGTTTCAGTGTCTGTGCCAGCCCGGTTACACCGGCAAGACCTGCGAGGTGGACGTGAACGAGTGCGACAGCAACCCGTGCCACAACGGCGCGCAATGTGTGAACGGTATAGCGTCATACACGTGCATGTGTCCGGCGGGCTTCCTCGGCTCCAATTGCGAGATCAATATTGACGAATGCGAATCGTCACCTTGCATGAATCAAGGAACGTGCATCGACGACGTAAACGGTTACACTTGTGACTGCAGCGATACAGGTTTCGAG GGTCCACATTGCGAGAATAATATAGACGAATGCCTGTCGCAACCGTGTGTAAATGGCGGATTGTGCGTGGACGACATCAAGATTTATAAGTGCCAATGCTATGCCGGCTACACTGGTAAGAATTGCGAATTGGATGTAAACGAATGCGAGAGCTCGCCCTGCCAGTACAATGGCACTTGCCTCGAGCGATCAAATAAAGAACTTTACAAGAGTGAGGCCTTAAATTTACCCGCGATCTTCACTCAGGAGTTCAGTTACGCCAATGCCAGCGG ATATGAGTGCCTCTGCGTGCAAGGTGTCACCGGCAAGAACTGCGAGGTGAATATCAACGAGTGTGACAGCAATCCTTGCGGTCCAGGCACCTGTATGGATCGCATCGGCGGTTACACTTGCGAGTGTGACGAGGGCTACGAAGGGGATCACTGCCAGCATGAGATCGACGAGTGCAAACGATACACTCCCTGCGAGCACGGGTTATGCACCGACGCCAAAGCCGACTACTTTTGCACCTGCGAGCCGGAGTACGGTGGCAAAAACTGCTCAGTAAAGCTGATGGGCTGTCAGGGCAATGCCTGCCAGAACGGCGGCACTTGCTGGCCGTATCTGGTCGATGAGACCATCCACAAGTTTAACTGCACCTGTCCCAATGGCTACCACGGCGAGGTCTGCGATTAC CGCTTCTGGCGAAAGAAG GTGACGACGATGTCTCTGAGCGGCAGCTCCTACGTCCTGGTAAACACCACACGTGACGAAGGCTATGATATCCAATTTCGCTTCAGGACCACACTGCCGAATGGCCTCTTAGCGATCGGTAGAGGTGTGACCATTTATATTCTTCAGCTGGTGAACGGCAAACTCAACATACACTCTAGTATATTGAACAAATGGGACGGAGTCTTCGTCGGTAGTGGACTCAACGACTCCAACTGGCAGAAGGCTTTCGTAGCGATTAACGCGACTCATCTCGTCCTTTCGGCCAACGAGGAACAGACTATCTATCCTATCAGTCCCAATGAAGGCTCCAACTCTTCAAACCATACGTCCTTCCCCATGACTTTTGTGGGCGGCAGTCACATCAGCTCTCTGAGCTTTCTGAGAAGATTATCCCGCCTACCTTCATTCACTTTTTTCGTTGGCTGCATGGAAGATGTGGTCATCAACGGCGAATGG GTCTACTCTGGCACTACGTCGAAAACTGTATACATGGAGGATGTGGAACCGGGCTGTCCTCGCGAGGCTCAATGCTCGCAGGAGCATTATCCTTGTAAGAACGGTGGTCACTGTACCGATCGTTGGCGCGACTTTTATTGCAAATGCGAGCGGCCTTATCTTGGTCACACCTGTCAGTACAACATGACAGCCGCCACCTTCGGATATGAGAATATCACGAACGGCTACGTGACCGTGAGAGTCAGTGACGCGGTCAGACGTACCGTCAGCTCGGTCGTCGATATCTCCATGTTCATCCGCACGCGAGAAAGCTATGGCGATATCTTCTATCTGGGCACGGAACTGGACTCCCCGAAGCCGCAGGAAAAGACCTACATAGCAGCGCAGTTGGAGGGCGGAGAATTGCTGGTCAGGATTCAATTTAATGGCACGGAAGCTTATACCGTCGGCGGCGTGAAGCTCAACGATGGAAACAACCATCTGATCCAGGTGGTGAGAAACGTCACTCTCGTCCAAGTGAAAATCAACGGTACCGAGTATTTCCGCAAAACCATTAGCGCCACGGGAGACCTGAACGTGACTGTCCTTTATCTGGGAGGATTACCGCAAACGTCGCGGTACATCCGCCAAGTTGATAGCAGGCAGATGGAAGTGCAGCAAACACCGCAAATCAATTTCAAGGGCATCATCCAAGATGTGCAGATATCGAACGGCACGAGAACGATGGTCGTGGAGTTTTTCCCGCTAAAG GCTCAAGACATTCCCGCACTTGTTCAATTCGGCAACGTCACCTTCGATCCTGAAAAGGTCCTCGAGGGCGTGGTATCGGACGACGTGTGCGTGAGCAACCCGTGCAACCACAATGGCACGTGTCACATATCGTGGAACGACTTTTGGTGTCAGTGTCCGCGCGGATACACCGGCAAAACTTGCCAGGAGATGGAGTTCTGTCAATTGCAAGACTGTCCAACGGGTTCGCGCTGTCAGAATCTCGACGACGGCTACGAGTGCATTGCCAATGCGACCTTCGACGGTGTCTCCACCGTCTTCACGTACGCTTACGGTCGCGCCACGGATGACGCCAGTGACCTGCCGCTCGACACCATTCAGATTACCTATCGCTCCAACACTGGCGGCACGTTGCTTCATATGGCGTCCCACATGGGTGATCAACATTTCACTGTCTCCGTCTTTAGGGACACCGTCACCGTGTCCTGGCGACTCGATTTGGAGAACCAGGGTATCGTCACCTTCGGCAAAAGCCAACCAGACGGAAACTGGACCTCGCTTCTTATCAGACTGAACAATAATTCTGTGGAGTGTGGTTACACAAATCCCACTGAAGAACAGCCTCATGTGAGTCCTAACTTCAGCTTTCAGCTGTGGTACGATCTGCTAGTGACAGGAACGGTCACCCTCGGTGGACTTTCCTCCAACGCCTTATCCGACAGGCACACTTACCTTACCATTGGACCGAAAAACGAGAGGAGAAACGGAATTGAAGGCAACAGTGTGGATTATGAGCACAGACTGACAACTGCAATGCCCCCGCACAGTATGATGTCCG GAGAACCGTTTAAGGGCTGCCTCGGCGAGGTACGTATCGGCAGCATGTTGCTGCACTACTTCACGTACGAAGAAGTTTATCAGAATGCGAACTTCACCCCGCTGGAGTACCTAGATCTACAGGGTAATGATAACGCCACCCATCGCGACAGCATCGGCTGCCAGTTGTGCTTCGACACAGACTGTAAGAACGACGGTTATTGCTTCGATAAGGCCAACAGCTACGTATGCGAGTGCCCGGCGGGTTACGCCGAGGACGACTGTTCGTTCAACATCGACGAGTGTGTCGACAACAAGTGCCAGAACGGCGCGACTTGCGTCGACGGTATCGCCAATTATACCTGCGTGTGCAAGAACGGTTGGCAGGGATGGCT ATGCGATAGCGACATCAACGAGTGCGTAACGTTGAGCCCGTGTCAACACGAAGGTGTATGCGTGAATCTGCCAGGCTCGTTCAGATGCGAGTGCCCTGATCGATTCACCGGTGAATTGTGCGAAAGCTTCCGGCTAATCACCTGCGAGAACGAGCCGTGCAAGAACGGTGCGACCTGTGTAGACGTGCCGAATCCGAAGACAGGTGACAACTTCACCTGCAACTGCATGCCCGGCTATGTCGGCCCGGTCTGTGACACGCCCTATTGCGTTGAAAAAAAGTGCCAAAATGGGGGCAGATGCGACTTTCCTCCCTTATATATAAACCAG atagaaaataataaagtgcCGAAGTGCACTTGCCCTCTCGGTTACTCCGGCATGTACTGCGAGATTAACATTGATGACTGTGCACCGGATCCTGAGGGCAACGTACCCTGCAAGAACGACGGCAAGTGTTTCGACGGAGTGAACAACTTCGTGTGCGACTGCCAAGGTACCGGATACACCGGAGCTGATTGTTCCATCGACGTGGATGAATGTCAGGATTTGGGGGTCGATTGCGGGCACGGTACCTGCGAGAATCTACCTGGTTTCTATCGGTGTATTTGCAACGACGGTTATTGCGGCAATAATTGCGGCATGGTGAATCCCTGCCAGGAG GACTTCTGCCACAACGGTGGTACATGCGAATGCGCTGATGATGGTGGATACATGTGTCGATGCACTCCTGACTATTCTGGACAAAATTGTACAGAG ccGGGACATAACTACTTAGGCAGCCAAGCCCTCGACATAGCGGTAATTGTAGGCCCGATTGTAGGCTTTCTCTTCCTGATTGGCATTGTATCCCTTGTAGCACTTTTCATGATGGCAAGGAAGAAACGTGCAACACGTGGCACGTATAGTCCGAGTGCTCAGGAATTCAGCAATCCGAGAGTGGAAATGGATAATGTGATGAAGCCTCCACCAGAGGAAAGATTGATATAA